Proteins encoded in a region of the Cupriavidus pauculus genome:
- a CDS encoding carbon starvation CstA family protein, whose amino-acid sequence MNRISEHLMWLAVAVIGAFAFATVALSRGEAVSALWIVVAAICIYLIAYRYYSRFIAEKVMQLDPRRMTPAWRHNDGLDYVPTNKAVLFGHHFAAIAGAGPLVGPVLAAQMGYMPGMLWILAGVVFAGAVQDFMILFISTRRDGRSLGDLVKSEMGTVPGLIALFGCFMIMIIILAVLALIVVKALAGSPWGTFTVAVTIPIALFMGIYTRYLRPGRIGEVSVIGFVLLMLAIIGGQYVHESATLAPLFTYDGKALTWMLIIYGFIAAVLPVWLLLAPRDYLSTFLKIGTIIALAIGIVIVAPELKMPAFTQFAQGNGPVWSGNLFPFLFITIACGAVSGFHALISSGTTPKLLENESHARFIGYGAMLAESFVAIMALVAASVIEPGIYFAMNSPAAVIGTTPEAVAQAVSTWGFVITPDVLVQTAKDVGEHTIISRAGGAPTLAVGIAHILHQVVGGQAMMAFWYHFAILFEALFILTAVDAGTRAGRFMLQDLLGSFVPSLKRTESLPANLIATALTVAAWGYFLYQGVVDPLGGINTLWPLFGISNQMLAAVALVLGTCVLVKMKRGQYAWVTLVPTVWLLVCTLTAGWQKLFHADPKVSFLTHAAKFSEAIEQGKVLAPAKSMEQMHRIVFNDYLDAGLCALFIFVVLSIVAYGFKTAMQARQAARPTDRETPFEPLPAAASSQS is encoded by the coding sequence ATGAATCGCATCTCGGAACACCTCATGTGGCTGGCAGTCGCCGTCATCGGCGCCTTTGCCTTCGCCACGGTCGCGCTGTCGCGCGGGGAGGCCGTCAGCGCACTATGGATCGTGGTGGCCGCGATCTGCATCTACCTGATCGCCTATCGCTACTACAGCCGCTTCATCGCCGAAAAGGTGATGCAGCTCGACCCCAGGCGGATGACGCCGGCCTGGCGCCATAACGACGGCCTCGACTACGTACCCACCAACAAGGCGGTGCTGTTCGGCCACCACTTTGCCGCGATCGCCGGCGCCGGCCCGCTCGTCGGTCCCGTGCTGGCCGCGCAGATGGGCTACATGCCCGGCATGCTGTGGATTCTCGCGGGCGTGGTGTTCGCCGGCGCGGTGCAGGACTTCATGATCCTGTTCATCTCCACGCGCCGCGACGGCCGCTCGCTGGGCGACCTCGTGAAGTCGGAGATGGGCACCGTGCCCGGCCTGATCGCGCTGTTCGGCTGCTTCATGATCATGATCATCATCCTCGCGGTGCTGGCCCTGATCGTCGTGAAGGCACTGGCCGGCTCGCCGTGGGGCACGTTCACCGTGGCCGTGACGATTCCCATCGCGCTGTTCATGGGCATCTACACGCGCTACCTGCGTCCGGGCCGCATCGGCGAAGTGTCGGTCATCGGCTTCGTGCTGCTGATGCTCGCCATCATCGGCGGCCAGTACGTGCATGAAAGCGCCACGCTCGCGCCGCTGTTCACGTACGACGGCAAGGCGCTCACGTGGATGCTGATCATCTACGGCTTCATCGCCGCCGTGCTGCCCGTGTGGCTGCTGCTCGCGCCGCGCGATTACCTGTCCACGTTCCTGAAGATCGGCACGATCATCGCGCTGGCCATCGGCATCGTGATCGTCGCGCCCGAACTCAAGATGCCCGCGTTCACGCAGTTCGCGCAGGGCAACGGTCCGGTGTGGTCGGGCAACCTGTTCCCGTTCCTGTTCATCACCATCGCGTGCGGCGCCGTCTCCGGCTTCCATGCACTGATCTCGTCGGGCACCACGCCCAAGCTGCTCGAGAACGAATCGCACGCACGCTTCATCGGCTACGGCGCGATGCTGGCCGAGTCGTTCGTCGCGATCATGGCGCTCGTCGCCGCCTCGGTGATCGAGCCGGGCATCTACTTCGCGATGAACAGCCCGGCGGCCGTCATCGGCACCACGCCGGAAGCGGTGGCGCAGGCCGTATCCACCTGGGGCTTCGTGATCACGCCCGACGTGCTGGTACAGACCGCCAAGGACGTCGGCGAACACACCATCATCTCGCGCGCCGGCGGTGCGCCGACGCTGGCCGTCGGCATCGCCCACATCCTGCATCAGGTGGTCGGTGGCCAGGCGATGATGGCGTTCTGGTATCACTTCGCGATCCTGTTCGAAGCGCTGTTCATCCTCACCGCCGTCGATGCGGGCACGCGCGCCGGCCGCTTCATGCTGCAGGATCTGCTCGGCAGCTTCGTGCCGTCGCTCAAGCGCACGGAATCGCTGCCGGCCAACCTGATCGCCACGGCGCTGACGGTGGCGGCCTGGGGCTACTTCCTGTATCAGGGCGTGGTCGATCCGCTCGGCGGCATCAACACGCTGTGGCCGCTGTTCGGCATCTCGAACCAGATGCTGGCCGCCGTGGCGCTGGTGCTCGGCACGTGCGTGCTGGTCAAGATGAAGCGCGGCCAGTACGCGTGGGTCACGCTGGTGCCGACCGTCTGGCTGCTCGTCTGCACGCTGACCGCCGGCTGGCAGAAGCTGTTCCATGCCGATCCGAAGGTCAGCTTCCTGACCCACGCGGCAAAGTTCAGCGAAGCGATCGAGCAGGGCAAGGTGCTCGCGCCGGCCAAGTCGATGGAGCAGATGCACCGCATCGTCTTCAACGACTACCTGGACGCCGGCCTCTGCGCGCTGTTCATCTTCGTGGTGCTGTCGATCGTCGCGTACGGCTTCAAGACGGCGATGCAGGCCCGCCAGGCCGCGCGTCCGACCGATCGCGAAACGCCGTTCGAACCGCTGCCCGCGGCAGCCTCGTCGCAGTCCTGA
- a CDS encoding LysR family transcriptional regulator, with product MDRLQSMRVFAKVVELGSFARAAQQLEMSNAVVTRYVADLESHLGTRLLNRTTRSLSLTDAGETYLLRCSQILEDVEEAEAVVTARSQSLSGTLRLVTPVMFGLHLLPHTLARFQRLYPDVVFDVLLSDRNVDIVEEGRDVAVMLSDLGLGSHLVARPLISAEIILCASPGYLREHAPLRHAHDLSHHRCIAMRLPNAEHEWTLSGPEGEVTVPIRPGLLCSNAELAHQAALADMGIAMLSSYLARPNIEAGLLTHILPQYQLPRRDISVVYPSRKFLPTKVRAFIDFLLEEGKQRAVEAEAHKRASALAGEGR from the coding sequence ATGGATCGGCTTCAATCGATGCGCGTGTTCGCCAAGGTGGTCGAACTTGGCAGTTTCGCCCGTGCGGCGCAGCAATTGGAGATGTCCAATGCCGTCGTCACGCGCTACGTGGCCGATCTGGAAAGCCACCTCGGCACGCGGCTGCTCAACCGCACCACGCGCAGCCTGTCGCTGACCGACGCCGGCGAAACCTATCTGCTGCGCTGCTCCCAGATCCTCGAAGACGTGGAAGAAGCGGAGGCGGTCGTCACCGCGCGCAGCCAGTCGCTATCGGGCACGCTGCGGCTCGTCACGCCGGTGATGTTCGGCCTCCATCTGCTGCCGCATACGCTCGCGCGCTTCCAGCGCCTGTATCCCGATGTGGTATTCGACGTGCTGCTGTCCGATCGGAACGTCGATATCGTGGAAGAGGGCAGGGACGTCGCCGTGATGCTGTCCGACCTCGGGCTCGGCTCCCATCTGGTGGCGCGCCCGCTGATCTCGGCGGAGATAATCCTCTGCGCATCGCCGGGCTATCTGCGCGAACACGCGCCGCTGCGCCACGCGCACGACCTCTCGCATCACCGCTGCATCGCCATGCGCCTGCCCAACGCGGAGCACGAGTGGACGCTGTCCGGGCCGGAGGGCGAGGTGACCGTGCCGATCCGCCCCGGGCTGCTGTGCAGCAATGCCGAGCTCGCCCATCAGGCCGCGCTGGCCGACATGGGCATCGCCATGCTGTCCTCGTACCTCGCGCGGCCCAATATCGAGGCTGGCCTGCTGACCCATATCCTGCCGCAGTACCAACTGCCGCGGCGCGATATCAGCGTGGTCTACCCGAGCCGCAAGTTCCTGCCCACGAAGGTGCGCGCGTTTATCGATTTCCTGCTCGAGGAAGGCAAGCAGCGCGCGGTGGAAGCGGAAGCGCACAAGCGCGCGAGCGCGCTGGCCGGCGAAGGGCGATAA
- a CDS encoding LysM peptidoglycan-binding domain-containing protein, translated as MRDLTKEQAAFGRRLHAFTFAMLSVAGVTATASMAAQAAEQVVTPTQQAEANRTAQQGIPISDLAQDAPSQYTVRRGDTLWGISGRFLRQPWRWPELWGMNKQQIRNPHLIYPGQVLYLVQRDGRAFLSTTPPGGAGSDTVRLSPRVRGDEADGGAILTIAAKDIEPFLIRPLVVDEGTLATSARLVALPESRVYMGRGDSAYARGINPEDARIGSDWQAFRPVQPVKDPVTQKVIGYEAEYQGNLRVTQGPQGPDAVTTVEATAAQQEIGVGTLMLPQPPRELVRYVPHAPDVEVDARVAKVYGGVQYGGAKQVVVLNAGGNAGLEPGHVVALSRDGGQVKDTTENNRLITLPDDRYGLAFVFRVFPGISYALVTDASNTIMVGDRAQTPH; from the coding sequence ATGCGCGATCTTACCAAAGAACAGGCGGCGTTCGGCCGCAGGCTGCACGCGTTCACCTTCGCCATGCTGAGTGTCGCGGGCGTCACTGCCACAGCGAGCATGGCCGCCCAGGCCGCGGAGCAAGTGGTCACACCGACGCAACAGGCCGAAGCCAACCGCACCGCCCAGCAGGGTATCCCCATCTCCGATCTCGCACAGGACGCACCGTCGCAGTACACGGTACGCCGCGGCGACACGCTGTGGGGCATCTCGGGCCGCTTCCTGCGCCAGCCGTGGCGCTGGCCCGAGCTCTGGGGGATGAACAAGCAGCAGATCCGCAATCCGCACCTGATCTACCCGGGCCAGGTCCTGTACCTGGTTCAGCGTGACGGCCGCGCGTTCCTGTCCACCACGCCGCCGGGCGGCGCGGGCAGCGACACGGTGCGCCTGTCTCCGCGCGTGCGTGGCGACGAGGCCGATGGCGGCGCCATCCTGACCATTGCGGCCAAGGACATCGAGCCGTTCCTGATTCGCCCGCTCGTGGTGGATGAAGGGACGCTGGCCACGTCGGCGCGCCTCGTCGCGCTGCCCGAGTCGCGCGTGTATATGGGCCGCGGCGATTCCGCCTATGCGCGGGGCATCAACCCCGAGGACGCGCGGATCGGCAGCGACTGGCAGGCCTTCCGGCCCGTGCAGCCCGTGAAGGATCCGGTCACGCAGAAGGTCATCGGCTATGAGGCCGAGTATCAGGGCAACCTGCGCGTGACGCAGGGCCCGCAAGGCCCCGACGCCGTCACGACGGTCGAGGCCACGGCCGCGCAACAGGAGATCGGCGTCGGCACGCTGATGCTGCCGCAGCCGCCGCGCGAACTCGTGCGCTACGTCCCGCATGCGCCCGATGTCGAGGTCGATGCGCGCGTGGCCAAGGTCTACGGCGGCGTGCAATACGGCGGCGCCAAGCAGGTGGTGGTGCTGAACGCGGGCGGCAATGCGGGCCTCGAGCCGGGCCATGTGGTGGCGCTGTCGCGCGACGGCGGCCAGGTCAAGGACACGACCGAGAACAACCGGCTGATCACGCTGCCCGACGACCGCTATGGCCTCGCCTTCGTGTTCCGCGTGTTTCCGGGCATCTCGTATGCGCTCGTGACCGACGCGTCCAACACGATCATGGTCGGCGACCGCGCGCAGACGCCGCACTGA
- a CDS encoding YbdD/YjiX family protein, producing the protein MLEQLGTMGRYLGQSLRLMVGLPDYQTYVAHMEATHPDREPMTYEAFFRERQEARYGGGQGKCC; encoded by the coding sequence ATGCTCGAGCAACTCGGCACCATGGGCCGCTACCTCGGCCAGTCTCTGCGGCTGATGGTCGGCCTGCCCGACTACCAGACGTACGTGGCCCACATGGAAGCGACGCACCCGGACCGCGAACCGATGACGTACGAGGCGTTCTTCCGCGAACGTCAGGAGGCCCGGTACGGCGGCGGACAGGGCAAATGCTGCTGA
- a CDS encoding thioredoxin family protein: MTVYFPERDAAALRRALQDRPDGRLVACLCAAWCGTCKDYEAGFAALAARHPADCFVWIDIETHADYLGEDVDIENFPTLLVQRVAGGAPDFYGTVLPHLEVLERMLVRGAKMPAPAEDMPEVLEWLLGEGAAR, translated from the coding sequence ATGACCGTTTACTTCCCCGAGCGGGATGCCGCCGCCCTTCGCCGGGCCCTTCAGGACCGTCCGGACGGACGGCTCGTCGCATGCCTGTGCGCGGCGTGGTGTGGCACCTGCAAGGATTACGAGGCCGGCTTCGCGGCGTTGGCCGCGCGCCACCCGGCCGACTGTTTCGTCTGGATCGACATCGAAACCCATGCGGATTACCTGGGCGAAGACGTCGATATCGAGAATTTCCCGACGCTGCTGGTGCAGCGGGTGGCAGGCGGCGCGCCGGATTTCTACGGCACCGTGCTGCCTCATCTGGAGGTTCTGGAACGCATGCTGGTGCGGGGGGCCAAGATGCCGGCCCCCGCCGAGGACATGCCAGAAGTGCTCGAGTGGCTGCTTGGTGAAGGTGCCGCGCGATAG
- a CDS encoding cache domain-containing protein — translation MKLRQKILLLAVAPLAVAMLGIALAVRYQATALARHERALVEAAYLQSKEMELRHYVELAQSTIAPMLRSGRNDAATRQAAMEALARLDYGPDGYFFLYDMQGRNLMHPRQPELVGQDLWLMRDPEGALTIQRLIEAASKGGGSVRYLWKKPSSQQVAPKLGYVVAVPEWNWMVGTGIYLDDVEETLRRLDARAAIDIRDTMAWIGVIAAISILLVAASGLALNVSEHREADAKLRQLAQRVVQSQEQERARLSRELHDGVSQLLVSVKLVLETAANRLRLAPAESASVVPVLGMALNRLDTVFNEVRRVARNLRPALLDDLGLHAALQHLAREMQEGSALQVEVTQHGTPRELPEEQATALFRIAQEALTNVERHAHARRVFVTLDFADDATRLTVRDDGAGFDVARMQMDPNRGIGLRNLRERMAALGGSFDIASGLAGTRLVASLPRVTPVAAVTPSPESSDISPS, via the coding sequence ATGAAACTGCGTCAGAAGATCCTCTTGCTCGCCGTTGCGCCCCTCGCGGTGGCGATGCTCGGCATCGCGCTGGCGGTGCGCTATCAGGCCACCGCGCTCGCCCGCCACGAGCGCGCGCTGGTGGAGGCCGCGTACCTCCAGAGCAAGGAAATGGAACTCCGGCATTACGTGGAGCTGGCGCAGAGCACGATCGCGCCGATGTTGCGCTCGGGCCGCAACGACGCGGCCACGCGCCAGGCCGCGATGGAGGCGCTGGCGCGCCTCGACTACGGTCCGGACGGCTACTTCTTCCTCTACGACATGCAGGGCCGCAACCTCATGCATCCGCGCCAGCCAGAGCTCGTGGGGCAGGATCTCTGGCTGATGCGCGACCCCGAGGGCGCGCTGACCATCCAGAGGCTCATCGAGGCCGCGTCGAAGGGCGGCGGTTCCGTGCGATACCTGTGGAAGAAGCCGTCGTCGCAGCAGGTGGCGCCGAAGCTCGGCTACGTGGTGGCCGTACCCGAATGGAACTGGATGGTCGGCACCGGCATCTACCTCGACGACGTCGAGGAGACGTTGCGGCGCCTGGACGCGCGCGCGGCGATCGATATCCGCGACACCATGGCATGGATTGGCGTGATCGCGGCCATCAGCATCCTGCTCGTCGCCGCGAGCGGGCTGGCGCTGAACGTCAGCGAGCATCGCGAGGCCGACGCCAAGCTGCGGCAGCTTGCGCAACGCGTGGTGCAGTCGCAGGAACAGGAACGCGCGCGGCTCTCGCGCGAGCTCCATGACGGCGTGAGCCAGTTACTGGTGTCGGTGAAGCTCGTACTCGAGACCGCGGCCAACCGGCTGCGCCTCGCGCCCGCCGAAAGCGCGTCCGTGGTGCCCGTGCTCGGCATGGCGCTGAACCGCCTCGACACCGTGTTCAACGAAGTGCGCCGCGTCGCGCGCAACCTGCGCCCCGCCCTGCTCGACGATCTGGGCCTGCACGCGGCACTGCAGCATCTGGCGCGCGAGATGCAGGAAGGCAGCGCGCTGCAGGTCGAGGTGACGCAGCACGGCACGCCGCGCGAGCTGCCCGAGGAGCAGGCCACCGCGCTGTTCCGCATCGCGCAGGAAGCGCTGACCAACGTCGAACGCCATGCGCATGCGCGTCGCGTGTTCGTGACGCTCGATTTCGCGGACGATGCCACGCGCCTCACGGTCCGTGACGATGGCGCGGGTTTCGACGTCGCGCGCATGCAGATGGACCCGAACCGCGGCATCGGCCTGCGCAACCTGCGCGAGCGCATGGCCGCGCTCGGCGGGTCGTTCGACATCGCCTCCGGTCTCGCGGGGACGCGCCTCGTGGCGTCGCTGCCGCGCGTCACTCCCGTGGCAGCCGTGACACCCTCCCCAGAATCTTCCGATATCTCGCCGTCATGA
- a CDS encoding DNA topoisomerase III, which translates to MSKALIIAEKPSVAADIARALGGFTKHDEYFESDDYVLSSAVGHLVEIAAPDEYEVKRGKWSFTNLPVIPPHFDLRPIPKTESRLKVLNRLIKRKDVTALINACDAGREGELIFRLIAQQAKAKQPVRRLWLQSMTPQSIRDGFASLREDIDMMPLADAARCRSEADWLVGINGTRAMTAFNSKGGGFFLTTVGRVQTPTLSIVVEREEKIKHFVSRDYWEVHAEFIAAAGLYEGRWFDPKFKKNEFDPEARESRLWSEAEAKSIVAACRDKPGTVTEESRPSTQQSPALFDLTTLQREANGRFGFSAKNTLGLAQALYEKHKVLTYPRTDARALPEDYIDTVKQTMDMLADSSPNYLSHAKKIMKNGWVKPNKKIFDNSKISDHFAIIPTLQAPKNLSEPEQKLYDLVVRRFLAVFFPAAEFQVTTRITEVAGHHFKTEGKVLVNAGWLEIYGREAQGSKDGKEDSKDSKDATLVPVAKDEKVRTDKVESVGLATRPPARYNEATLLSAMEGAGKLVDDDALREAMAGKGLGTPATRAAIIEGLLTEKYLVREGRELIPTAKAFQLMTLLRGLGVQELTQAELTGEWEHKLSQIERGRLKRDEFMREIAQMTQQIVKRAKEYDSDTIPGDYASLDTPCPQCGSQVKENYRRFACTACDFSISKIPGGRQFEIEEVEELLLKKEIGPLQGFRSKMGRPFAAILKLAKDDEGHWKMEFDFGQNDDDNDGEPVDFSEQTPVGTCPKCGGSVYEHGMKYVCENAVGSAKTCDFTSGKIILQQEISREQIGKLLTDGRTDLLTGFKSSRTGRNFKAFLAKQPDGKIGFEFEAREPKAGAKGAAAKTSAKTAAGKGDADAPAEQASAKAPVKSAAKTTTKSAATKSAAKKAPAKAPAKTAAKKVPAKAAAKKTKATAEVDE; encoded by the coding sequence ATGTCAAAAGCTCTCATCATCGCGGAAAAGCCGTCGGTCGCCGCCGATATCGCGCGCGCCCTCGGGGGCTTTACCAAGCACGACGAGTACTTCGAGAGCGACGACTACGTGCTGTCCTCGGCCGTGGGTCACCTGGTCGAGATCGCGGCGCCCGACGAGTATGAAGTCAAGCGCGGCAAGTGGAGCTTCACCAATCTGCCGGTGATTCCGCCCCATTTCGACCTGCGCCCGATCCCCAAGACCGAATCGCGCCTGAAGGTGCTCAACCGCCTGATCAAGCGCAAGGACGTCACCGCGCTGATCAACGCCTGCGATGCGGGGCGCGAAGGGGAACTGATCTTCCGCCTGATCGCGCAGCAGGCCAAGGCGAAGCAGCCGGTGCGCCGGCTGTGGCTGCAGTCGATGACGCCGCAGTCGATCCGCGACGGGTTTGCGAGCCTGCGCGAGGACATCGACATGATGCCGCTCGCCGATGCGGCCCGCTGCCGTTCCGAGGCGGACTGGCTCGTGGGGATCAACGGCACGCGTGCCATGACCGCGTTCAACAGCAAGGGCGGCGGCTTCTTCCTGACCACCGTGGGCCGCGTGCAGACGCCGACCCTGTCGATCGTCGTGGAGCGCGAGGAGAAGATCAAGCACTTCGTGTCGCGCGACTACTGGGAAGTCCACGCGGAATTCATCGCGGCCGCCGGCCTCTACGAAGGCCGCTGGTTCGATCCGAAGTTCAAGAAGAACGAGTTCGACCCCGAGGCGCGCGAGTCGCGGCTCTGGAGCGAGGCCGAGGCCAAGAGCATCGTCGCGGCGTGCCGCGACAAGCCGGGCACCGTGACCGAGGAGTCGCGCCCGTCCACGCAGCAGTCGCCGGCGCTGTTCGACCTGACCACGCTGCAGCGCGAGGCCAACGGGCGCTTCGGCTTCTCGGCCAAGAACACGCTGGGCCTGGCGCAGGCGCTGTACGAAAAGCACAAGGTGCTGACGTACCCGCGTACCGATGCGCGCGCGCTGCCCGAGGACTATATCGATACGGTCAAGCAGACCATGGACATGCTCGCGGACAGTTCGCCGAACTATCTGTCGCATGCCAAGAAGATCATGAAGAACGGCTGGGTCAAGCCGAACAAGAAGATCTTCGACAACAGCAAGATCAGCGATCACTTCGCCATCATCCCGACGCTGCAGGCGCCGAAGAACCTGTCCGAGCCCGAGCAGAAGCTGTACGACCTCGTCGTGCGCCGCTTCCTCGCGGTGTTCTTCCCCGCGGCCGAGTTCCAGGTGACCACGCGTATCACCGAGGTGGCCGGCCATCATTTCAAGACCGAGGGCAAGGTGCTCGTGAACGCGGGCTGGCTCGAGATCTATGGCCGCGAGGCGCAGGGCAGCAAGGACGGCAAGGAAGATTCGAAGGACAGCAAGGACGCGACGCTCGTGCCGGTGGCCAAGGACGAGAAGGTCCGCACCGACAAGGTCGAGTCCGTGGGCCTGGCCACGCGGCCGCCCGCGCGCTACAACGAAGCGACGCTGCTGTCGGCGATGGAAGGCGCGGGCAAGCTCGTCGACGACGACGCGCTGCGCGAAGCCATGGCCGGCAAGGGCCTTGGCACGCCGGCGACACGCGCGGCCATCATCGAAGGCCTGCTGACCGAGAAGTACCTCGTGCGCGAAGGCCGCGAACTGATTCCGACGGCCAAGGCGTTCCAGCTGATGACGCTGCTGCGCGGCCTCGGCGTGCAGGAACTCACGCAGGCCGAGCTGACCGGCGAGTGGGAACACAAGCTGTCGCAGATCGAGCGCGGCCGCCTCAAGCGCGACGAGTTCATGCGCGAGATCGCGCAGATGACGCAGCAGATCGTGAAGCGCGCGAAGGAGTACGACAGCGACACGATTCCGGGCGACTATGCGTCGCTGGACACGCCGTGCCCGCAATGCGGCAGCCAGGTGAAGGAAAACTACCGCCGCTTCGCGTGTACCGCGTGCGATTTCTCGATCAGCAAGATTCCGGGTGGCCGCCAGTTCGAGATCGAGGAGGTCGAGGAACTGCTGCTCAAGAAGGAAATCGGTCCGCTGCAGGGGTTCCGCAGCAAGATGGGCCGGCCGTTCGCGGCCATCCTGAAGCTCGCGAAGGACGACGAAGGCCATTGGAAGATGGAATTCGACTTCGGCCAGAACGATGACGATAACGATGGCGAACCCGTGGACTTCAGCGAGCAGACGCCGGTCGGCACCTGCCCGAAGTGCGGTGGCTCGGTCTACGAGCACGGCATGAAGTACGTGTGCGAGAACGCGGTGGGCAGCGCCAAGACCTGCGACTTCACGAGCGGCAAGATCATCCTGCAGCAGGAAATCTCGCGCGAGCAGATCGGCAAGCTGCTGACCGACGGCCGCACGGATCTGCTGACGGGTTTCAAGTCGTCGCGCACGGGCCGCAACTTCAAGGCGTTCCTCGCCAAGCAGCCGGACGGCAAGATCGGCTTCGAGTTCGAGGCGCGCGAGCCCAAGGCCGGTGCCAAGGGTGCCGCGGCCAAGACGAGTGCCAAGACCGCCGCCGGCAAGGGCGATGCGGACGCACCGGCCGAGCAGGCATCGGCGAAGGCGCCCGTGAAGTCGGCTGCGAAGACGACCACTAAATCGGCGGCCACCAAATCGGCGGCCAAGAAGGCGCCGGCCAAGGCGCCCGCGAAGACTGCCGCCAAAAAGGTGCCCGCGAAGGCCGCCGCGAAGAAGACCAAGGCCACCGCCGAGGTTGACGAGTAA
- the def gene encoding peptide deformylase has protein sequence MAKLDILTYPDPRLHIVAKPVAAVDDRIRQLVKDMAETMYEAPGIGLAATQVDVHEQVIVIDLSETRDALQVFINPEIVWASDNRKVWEEGCLSVPEVYDRVERPDRVRVRALNERGETFELDADELLAVCIQHEMDHLKGKVFVEYLSPLKVNRIKSKLQKRGRSRM, from the coding sequence ATGGCAAAACTGGACATCCTGACCTACCCCGATCCCCGTCTCCACATCGTTGCAAAGCCTGTTGCGGCCGTGGACGACCGCATCCGCCAGCTCGTGAAGGACATGGCCGAAACCATGTACGAGGCGCCCGGCATCGGCCTCGCCGCGACGCAGGTGGACGTGCACGAGCAGGTGATCGTGATCGACCTGTCCGAGACGCGCGACGCGCTCCAGGTCTTTATCAATCCGGAGATCGTCTGGGCCAGCGACAACCGCAAGGTGTGGGAAGAGGGCTGCCTGTCGGTGCCCGAGGTCTACGACCGCGTGGAACGGCCGGACCGCGTGCGCGTGCGCGCGCTCAACGAGCGCGGCGAGACATTCGAGCTCGACGCGGACGAACTGCTCGCTGTATGTATACAGCACGAGATGGACCACCTGAAGGGCAAGGTCTTCGTCGAGTACCTGTCGCCGCTCAAGGTCAACCGCATCAAGTCCAAGCTGCAGAAGCGCGGACGTTCGCGGATGTAA
- the dprA gene encoding DNA-processing protein DprA has product MRDHRAGLPALSSPVPSAPTTALGAHPDAGVAAWLRLVATPGLGPVGVRQLLAVFGPPAHVLAQEAARLAEYLPPGIVRALLAPPDRAMAALIDRTLAWCEAPGHHLLTLADAAYPARLFDLHDPPPLLYVNGQLEALARPSLAVVGARKATDQGRRDAESFAAAFSRAGQAVVSGLALGVDAAAHAGGLSGPGGTVAVIGTGVDLVYPARHRHLAHAVAAHGAIVSEFPLGVRAVGHHFPRRNRIIAALSRGVLVIEAAERSGSLITARVAAELGREVFAVPGSIHSPLSRGGHRLIRDGARLVEAPQDVLEEFGDLAPPASGTPAGEGVGAAAARTRCSDTLGTALAYDPVTLDDICLRSGMRPDMVTTALLELELAGAVERLPGNLYRRCG; this is encoded by the coding sequence TTGCGTGACCATCGCGCGGGCTTGCCCGCGCTCTCCTCTCCCGTACCCTCCGCCCCCACGACCGCTCTCGGCGCCCATCCGGATGCCGGGGTCGCGGCGTGGCTGCGTCTGGTCGCCACGCCGGGGCTCGGTCCCGTCGGTGTGCGGCAGCTGCTGGCCGTCTTCGGCCCGCCCGCGCACGTGCTTGCGCAGGAGGCGGCGCGGCTGGCCGAATACCTGCCGCCCGGCATCGTGCGGGCGCTGCTGGCGCCGCCGGACCGCGCGATGGCCGCGCTGATCGACCGCACGCTCGCCTGGTGCGAGGCGCCCGGGCACCATCTGCTGACGCTGGCGGATGCCGCGTACCCGGCGCGGCTGTTCGATCTCCATGACCCGCCGCCCCTGCTCTATGTGAACGGGCAGCTGGAGGCGCTCGCACGCCCGTCGCTGGCCGTGGTCGGGGCGCGCAAGGCGACGGATCAGGGCCGCCGCGATGCCGAGTCGTTTGCCGCCGCCTTCTCGCGGGCCGGGCAGGCCGTGGTGTCGGGGCTGGCGCTCGGCGTGGATGCCGCCGCGCACGCGGGCGGCCTGAGCGGGCCCGGTGGCACCGTGGCGGTCATCGGTACGGGTGTGGACCTCGTCTATCCGGCCCGGCACCGGCACCTTGCGCACGCGGTGGCGGCGCATGGGGCGATCGTGAGCGAGTTTCCGCTGGGGGTCCGCGCGGTGGGGCATCACTTTCCGCGGCGCAACCGGATCATCGCCGCCCTGTCGCGCGGCGTGCTCGTGATCGAGGCGGCCGAGCGGTCGGGATCGCTGATTACCGCGCGCGTGGCCGCCGAACTCGGGCGGGAGGTGTTCGCGGTACCGGGGTCGATCCATTCGCCGCTCTCGCGCGGCGGCCACCGGTTGATTCGCGATGGCGCGAGGCTCGTGGAGGCGCCACAGGATGTACTCGAGGAGTTCGGGGATCTGGCACCCCCCGCGTCCGGCACCCCCGCCGGCGAGGGCGTGGGCGCGGCGGCGGCGCGTACCCGGTGCAGCGATACGCTCGGCACCGCCCTGGCCTATGATCCTGTCACGCTGGACGACATCTGCCTCCGGAGCGGAATGCGCCCGGATATGGTGACGACCGCACTGCTGGAACTGGAACTGGCAGGGGCCGTCGAGCGTCTACCGGGAAATCTCTATCGGCGATGCGGATGA